The DNA window TTATGCAAAAGATGCGATGGCGAGTGTTGCTTATGCTGAAAATTTATTTAAGGTTTCACCCTAAAATCCAATGTAGGGCGTTGCCCTACGCCCCACTAATCTTTACTTACCCAAAGATTAGATAAAGAGCTCCACTCGTTCGACGTGGTGGAGCTTAACGCTTCTCGATTTCCTAAGAAATGCTACCCGCTATTTTTAGGAAGAGAAGCTATTCCCTTCCCCATACAAAGAAAATTTTATTTTAAATTAATAAATCTTTTAAGTGATTTGCGGGTGAATGACTTTAGTAAGTTTAATATTCCTTTTAGCGAAGCTCTTTTCCTCACGCAGAGGAAGAATTTGACTGTTTACCCATTAGAAAAATGGGCTGGATTTTTTTTAATCAAGATGTGCCTCGGCACATTAAACAACACGATTTCGAAGTTATACTGTGCAGCGGATTTGCATCAGCAAGATTTGCGAGTTTCCCTAAGTTGTTTTTTATTTGTAAAAATACTGGCATGGTTCTTAAGGGACGGAGTCCCTTATAATTGGTTGTAGGGCTTTGCCCTACAAAAAGTAAAGATTGTTTTAGAAAATTTTGCCCGATAATAGGTTTGCGGGATTTTAGGGACAGAACCACTAATGTGGGTTTAAGGGCAGAACTTCTTAAAGTTGTTTGGTGATGGCAACAGCCAAAAGCTTTGCGGAGATTTCGGCAAAATGAACTCCGTCCAAAGTAAGGGGTATTCCTTTTTCCGCTTCCTCTTTTTGAAGGGAATATATATCTATATATGAAAAGCCGTATTTCTCTGCTAAGCTTTTTATTACATTATTTCTTGAAATTATAAGATTTTGATTAAAGTCGGAATATTCAACGTAAGGAAGACCTATAATAATCACTTTTTTATCATTATTTTTTAAATCAATAAGCATGCTTTCATAAAGCTCTTTGAAGTCAGTTTGACTGTTTTCGTACATTTCTTCATCAAAATAAGAAAATGCAGAGAAAGAAAAAAGTAAATCATTTATCCCCACAAATAAAATATATGTATCTATATCCTTGTATCTTTTATCTTTCAGACATCTTTTAAGTCTGAACGCCACGCCCTCCGTCGTATCTCCGTCGATTCCTTTGTTTATAGTTTCGTATCGTTTACCTAAATAATCTCTGTAAGTATAACCTATGTTTCCGTTTGTAAGGCTGTCGCCGATACATATTACTTTCATAAAACAGTATCCTTTCTTTTCTTGAAACAAACTTCCTAGGGGCGC is part of the Anaerofustis stercorihominis DSM 17244 genome and encodes:
- a CDS encoding SGNH/GDSL hydrolase family protein yields the protein MKVICIGDSLTNGNIGYTYRDYLGKRYETINKGIDGDTTEGVAFRLKRCLKDKRYKDIDTYILFVGINDLLFSFSAFSYFDEEMYENSQTDFKELYESMLIDLKNNDKKVIIIGLPYVEYSDFNQNLIISRNNVIKSLAEKYGFSYIDIYSLQKEEAEKGIPLTLDGVHFAEISAKLLAVAITKQL